In Selenomonas dianae, a genomic segment contains:
- a CDS encoding ShlB/FhaC/HecB family hemolysin secretion/activation protein, with the protein MKKKKARMLAAAMLAGGALLNYGTASAADSDRDSAARAIAHSEMDVRSAAEKNATAMDTRNMNVRVSGITVTGGNENTVRALLPELSRDTVNIRTLSQQIQSVNDTGGLLLSTEFTPAGAGAYRVTVKVQEKKSDHVRLSVSNTGTEYTGDWRTALTYLNTNLSGTADTFGAAFVTSPGHFGDVKVGALSYRKLMPEWKGAISASVSHGRTNIDNYDTGARSLFDVNIGGRSTNVDLHYQRFLSYTARNKDILDMGFGYRRTESDFGYKFIGKTYNNKTDYNIMLASLTYLHSRRKANSALSCNIGLAANVSGDGASYEKVTPGADSRFTLLRAGVNYQVRAASDWIGAMRLTGQYTKDHVVPAEQIGAGGAMSVRGFDERAIGADKGFVGSLEIYSPEIAKHTRLLAFTDYAHLSNNRNDRNRNAIFDSDSIASAGLGVRYADDRFSLALDYARVLRDADKVNLNKQNSRHWNLMASVSF; encoded by the coding sequence ATGAAGAAAAAGAAGGCAAGGATGCTCGCGGCGGCAATGCTTGCGGGGGGCGCACTGCTGAACTACGGGACGGCATCGGCTGCGGACAGCGACCGCGACAGTGCGGCGCGCGCCATCGCGCATTCGGAGATGGATGTGCGCAGTGCGGCGGAGAAGAACGCAACGGCGATGGACACGCGGAACATGAACGTGCGCGTGAGCGGGATCACCGTCACGGGCGGGAACGAGAACACCGTGCGTGCGCTGCTGCCCGAGCTCTCGCGCGACACCGTGAACATCCGCACCCTCTCGCAGCAGATCCAGAGCGTCAACGACACGGGCGGACTTCTCCTCAGCACGGAGTTCACCCCTGCGGGCGCAGGAGCATACCGCGTTACGGTCAAGGTGCAGGAGAAAAAGAGCGACCATGTCCGCCTCTCGGTCAGCAACACGGGGACGGAGTACACAGGCGACTGGCGCACCGCACTCACCTACCTCAACACGAACCTCTCAGGAACGGCGGACACCTTCGGTGCGGCATTCGTCACCTCGCCCGGACACTTCGGCGATGTCAAGGTCGGCGCACTCTCCTATCGGAAACTCATGCCGGAGTGGAAAGGCGCGATCTCCGCGAGCGTCAGCCACGGGCGCACCAACATCGACAACTATGACACGGGCGCGCGCAGCCTCTTTGATGTGAACATCGGCGGCAGGAGCACGAACGTCGATTTGCACTATCAGCGGTTCCTCTCCTATACGGCGCGGAACAAGGACATCCTCGACATGGGATTCGGCTACCGCCGCACGGAGAGCGATTTCGGGTATAAGTTTATCGGCAAAACCTACAACAACAAGACCGACTACAACATCATGCTCGCCTCCCTTACCTACCTGCACAGCCGGCGCAAGGCGAACAGCGCCCTCTCCTGCAACATCGGACTTGCGGCGAACGTGAGCGGAGACGGAGCCTCCTATGAGAAAGTCACGCCGGGTGCGGACAGCCGGTTCACCCTCCTGCGTGCGGGAGTGAACTATCAGGTGCGTGCAGCGAGCGACTGGATCGGAGCAATGCGTCTCACGGGACAGTATACGAAGGATCACGTCGTCCCCGCCGAACAGATCGGTGCGGGCGGTGCGATGAGCGTGCGCGGATTCGATGAGCGTGCGATCGGTGCGGACAAGGGCTTTGTGGGAAGCCTTGAGATCTACAGCCCCGAGATAGCAAAGCATACGCGCCTCCTCGCGTTCACGGACTATGCACATCTCTCGAACAACCGCAACGACCGGAACCGCAATGCGATCTTTGACAGCGACAGCATCGCGAGTGCGGGGCTTGGCGTGCGCTATGCGGATGATCGGTTCTCGCTCGCGCTCGACTATGCGCGGGTTTTGCGTGATGCGGACAAGGTGAACCTCAACAAGCAGAACAGCCGCCATTGGAACTTGATGGCGAGCGTGAGCTTCTAA
- a CDS encoding phosphoribosylformylglycinamidine synthase produces MAVKRIFVEKRQGFFDIPAQRLCDDLVETFRLTDLRAVRIITRYDIEGLSAEEFAQVRNIVFADPPVDTVYEDVLPFFSDARIFAIEPLPGQFDPTAAAAAECVQLVTQGERPDVCTARVIVLIGKIDDRVFEQIKRYLINTVESREASLATPATLERRIVMPMDVEVLTAFNDLSQGQLADFHRERGFAMSEADLAFVQQYFRDTEHRPPTITELRVIDTYWSDHCRHTTFTTAIDAVNIESGFFSMPLVETYQQYTDDRRTLYKGEKRDMTLMDIAVIGMKALRAEGKLGDLDESEEINACSIHVTVDVDGKDEDWLLMFKNETHNHPTEIEPFGGAATCLGGAIRDPLSGRSYVYQAMRVTGASDPRVPIEETLPGKLPQKKITLGAAEGYSSYGNQIGLATGQVREIYHKGYLAKRMEIGAVIGAAPAAQVVRERPRPGDVVVLLGGRTGRDGIGGATGSSKQHTESSLTTSGAEVQKGNAPTERKIQRLFRNPEVSRMIKRCNDFGAGGVAVAIGELADGLTINLNAVPKKYEGLDGTELAISESQERMAVVLSPADVPAFLRHADAENLEATEVALVTAEPRLVMKWNDREIVRIERGFLATNGVRQHVRVVVASPNEKTPYLQQIPPAVKKVGRALEDMWIANLSDLNVCSQKGLGERFDATVGAATVLMPFGGKNQLTPSEAMVAKLPVRHGETNTASAMAFGFDPDLSTWSPFHGALYAVVEAVSKIVAAGGEAAKVRLTLQEYFERLGTDPKKWGKPFAALLGALRAQHELGIPAIGGKDSMSGTFENLNVPPTLVAFAVSTLHANEAISPEFKYPNNKVVMIPISYDAQDLPVFSRLNTNFAKIHQLMKEQKVFSAMSVGRGGIAAAISKMCLGNNLGFKFTTFIPQDDLFKPLYGTMLLEVSSSFNTAANLAGTGAVEIGKTRDVPSIITEIDTIVLSDVHEAFTEPLEKIFPTTVTQTVRQIDRPTYAAYTQGKLAGSSVKIAKPRVCIPVFPGTNCEYDSARAWERVGAIPEIFVVRNLTPKAVEETVSALAASLKRSQILMLPGGFSGGDEPDGTGKFIAAMFRAPALTEAVQRLLRDQDGLILGICNGFQALLKLGLLPYGKITDLSENSPTLTYNNIGRHVSQTVRVRVASNLSPWLAGVSVGDTHTIAVSHGEGRFYADARTVANLRIRGQIATQYVNEKGDPTLEQPYNPNGSVNAIEGITSPDGRIYGRMAHAERIGADIIKNVPGDMNQMIFESGVSYFIR; encoded by the coding sequence GGAAAATTGACGACCGCGTTTTTGAACAGATCAAGAGGTATCTCATCAATACGGTGGAGAGCCGCGAGGCATCGCTTGCCACGCCCGCGACCCTGGAGCGTCGGATTGTGATGCCGATGGATGTGGAAGTCCTCACGGCGTTCAATGATCTTTCGCAGGGGCAGTTGGCGGATTTCCACAGAGAGCGCGGATTTGCGATGAGCGAGGCGGATCTCGCGTTTGTGCAGCAGTATTTTCGCGACACGGAGCACCGTCCCCCGACGATCACGGAGCTGCGTGTCATTGATACCTACTGGTCGGATCATTGCCGCCATACGACCTTTACCACAGCGATTGACGCGGTGAACATTGAGAGCGGCTTTTTTTCGATGCCGCTCGTCGAGACCTATCAGCAGTATACGGATGATCGCCGAACCCTCTATAAGGGTGAAAAGCGCGATATGACCCTCATGGACATCGCCGTGATCGGGATGAAGGCTCTGCGTGCGGAGGGGAAACTGGGGGATCTCGACGAATCCGAGGAGATCAACGCGTGCAGTATTCATGTGACGGTCGATGTGGATGGCAAGGATGAGGACTGGCTTCTCATGTTCAAGAATGAGACGCACAACCATCCGACGGAGATCGAGCCGTTCGGCGGGGCGGCGACCTGTCTCGGCGGCGCGATCCGCGATCCGCTCTCGGGGCGTTCGTATGTCTATCAGGCAATGCGCGTGACGGGCGCATCCGATCCGCGCGTACCGATCGAGGAGACGCTGCCCGGAAAACTCCCGCAGAAAAAAATCACGCTCGGCGCGGCGGAGGGCTACAGCTCCTATGGCAACCAGATCGGGCTTGCGACGGGACAGGTGCGCGAGATCTACCACAAGGGCTATCTCGCCAAGCGCATGGAGATCGGTGCGGTCATCGGTGCGGCTCCCGCCGCACAGGTCGTGCGCGAGCGTCCGCGTCCGGGGGATGTCGTCGTCCTGCTCGGCGGACGTACGGGACGGGACGGCATCGGCGGCGCGACGGGCTCATCGAAGCAGCACACAGAATCCTCGCTCACCACTTCGGGCGCGGAGGTGCAGAAGGGGAATGCGCCGACGGAGCGTAAGATTCAGCGCCTCTTCCGCAATCCCGAGGTCAGCCGCATGATTAAGCGGTGCAACGACTTCGGCGCGGGCGGTGTCGCCGTCGCCATCGGCGAGCTCGCGGATGGGCTGACGATCAATCTCAATGCTGTGCCGAAGAAGTATGAGGGCCTGGACGGCACGGAGCTCGCGATTTCCGAGTCGCAGGAGCGCATGGCAGTCGTGCTCTCACCTGCGGATGTCCCCGCGTTCCTGCGCCATGCGGATGCGGAGAATCTTGAGGCGACGGAGGTCGCCCTCGTGACGGCAGAGCCGCGTCTCGTTATGAAGTGGAACGATAGGGAGATCGTACGGATCGAGCGCGGCTTCCTTGCGACGAACGGCGTGCGTCAGCACGTCCGCGTCGTCGTTGCGTCCCCGAACGAAAAGACCCCCTACCTGCAGCAGATCCCCCCCGCAGTGAAAAAGGTGGGACGCGCCCTTGAGGATATGTGGATTGCGAATCTCTCCGATCTCAACGTATGCAGTCAGAAGGGGCTGGGGGAGCGGTTCGATGCGACGGTCGGTGCCGCTACGGTGCTTATGCCGTTCGGCGGCAAGAACCAGTTGACACCATCAGAGGCGATGGTGGCAAAGCTGCCTGTCCGACACGGGGAGACGAATACGGCATCCGCGATGGCGTTTGGGTTTGACCCCGATCTATCGACGTGGAGCCCGTTCCACGGTGCACTCTATGCCGTCGTTGAGGCAGTATCAAAGATCGTCGCTGCGGGCGGCGAGGCGGCAAAGGTACGCTTGACCCTACAGGAGTATTTCGAGCGTCTCGGTACCGATCCGAAGAAGTGGGGCAAGCCCTTCGCGGCACTCCTCGGTGCACTGCGTGCGCAGCACGAGCTCGGGATTCCTGCAATCGGCGGCAAGGACTCCATGTCGGGGACGTTCGAGAATCTGAACGTGCCGCCGACCCTCGTTGCCTTTGCGGTCAGCACACTCCACGCCAATGAGGCGATCTCACCCGAGTTCAAATATCCCAACAACAAGGTCGTCATGATACCCATCTCGTACGATGCACAGGATCTGCCGGTGTTCTCGCGGCTCAATACCAACTTTGCGAAGATTCATCAGCTGATGAAGGAACAAAAGGTGTTTTCCGCTATGAGTGTCGGACGAGGCGGCATTGCGGCGGCGATTTCGAAGATGTGCCTCGGCAACAACCTCGGGTTCAAGTTCACCACATTCATCCCGCAGGACGATCTCTTCAAGCCGCTCTACGGAACGATGCTGCTGGAGGTTTCATCCTCGTTCAATACGGCGGCGAATCTTGCCGGAACCGGCGCGGTCGAGATCGGCAAGACGCGTGATGTGCCGAGCATCATCACAGAGATCGACACCATCGTTCTCAGCGATGTACATGAGGCGTTTACGGAGCCTCTGGAAAAAATCTTCCCGACGACCGTCACGCAGACCGTGCGCCAGATCGACCGTCCGACGTACGCCGCCTATACGCAGGGAAAATTGGCGGGCAGCTCTGTCAAGATCGCAAAGCCGCGTGTCTGCATTCCCGTATTCCCCGGAACAAATTGTGAGTATGACTCGGCGCGCGCATGGGAGCGTGTGGGTGCGATTCCCGAGATCTTCGTTGTGCGGAACCTTACGCCGAAGGCGGTCGAGGAAACGGTGTCCGCGCTCGCGGCATCGCTCAAGAGGTCGCAGATCCTCATGCTCCCGGGCGGATTCAGCGGCGGGGATGAGCCGGACGGCACGGGTAAATTTATCGCGGCGATGTTCCGCGCCCCCGCCCTCACCGAGGCGGTACAGCGTCTTCTGCGCGATCAGGATGGGCTGATCCTCGGCATCTGCAACGGATTCCAGGCACTCCTGAAGCTCGGTCTCCTGCCGTATGGGAAAATCACCGATCTCAGTGAGAACTCACCGACGCTCACATACAACAACATCGGTCGCCACGTTTCGCAGACCGTGCGCGTGCGTGTCGCATCGAATTTGTCACCGTGGCTCGCCGGGGTCAGCGTCGGTGACACGCACACGATTGCTGTCTCGCATGGAGAGGGTCGTTTCTATGCGGATGCAAGAACCGTGGCAAATCTCCGCATCCGCGGACAGATCGCAACCCAGTATGTGAACGAAAAGGGCGATCCGACGCTTGAGCAGCCGTACAACCCGAACGGTTCGGTGAATGCGATTGAGGGCATCACCAGCCCCGACGGACGCATCTACGGGCGTATGGCGCACGCCGAGCGCATCGGCGCGGACATCATCAAGAACGTGCCGGGCGATATGAACCAGATGATCTTTGAGTCGGGGGTATCCTACTTTATACGCTGA